In the genome of Ancylomarina subtilis, one region contains:
- a CDS encoding TonB-dependent receptor: protein MATIKGVIKNEDGKILYGVHILNTANSQTTTSDKEGAFLIHCEAGKNITLEFTHIAYQTLEKEFSLKSGQTIVFNPILKENRQSLDEVNIAAQIKLHNKGIYLQTKEIDKIASAGGESIENLLKTLPGVSSNNELSSQYSVRGGNFDENLVYINDIEVYRPNLVRSSQQEGLSVINPDLVSSVLFSPGGFDAKYGDKLSSVLDIKYKNPRRFEASADLSLLGTSAHIANASKNGKLSYLAGFRYKTTRYLLASLDTEGDYNPNYKDFQALINYSFNKKWSLHFWANISKNEYGFKPKDRETNFGTISDALQLKMYFDGQEKDEYISDMEALTLKYHPNSKSLFQLITNRYSTTEKERFDIQAQYYLQDLFISQGGEKDQSLENLGIGTYLDHANNKLEREVNSIKLKADHSFDKLHLQWGIKALHEKVDDRINEWQYRDSAGYSIPSSDTNTGLAYSRQALNSISGTHLSGYTQANYNFSNQTGDFQITAGLRYHHWTYNNTSFLSPRFSFNFVPNWERKMKFRLAVGNYQQMPSYRESLKIDGGISPQLNTQEAWHYTLAHEYLFKIKERDFRLSSELYYKDLKSLIPYDIENVRLRYYGDQKAKGYAAGLEFRLNWEYVPDSESWISLSLMKTREDILGDNQGYIARPSDQRFNFSMFFQDYMPGNPTYKMHLTLIYAGGLPVWVPKLGKQGQSFNMPDYKRADLGFSKELLDTKKNKYKGLLKHFKSMWIGLEIFNLFDINNTVSYLWINDIRGNQYAIPNYLTARKLNLKLSAKF from the coding sequence ATGGCAACCATTAAAGGAGTTATTAAAAACGAAGACGGCAAAATCCTCTATGGTGTTCACATTTTAAACACAGCAAATTCGCAAACCACGACCTCTGACAAAGAAGGAGCCTTCCTGATCCATTGTGAAGCCGGGAAAAACATCACTCTGGAATTCACACATATTGCTTATCAAACTCTAGAAAAAGAATTCAGCCTAAAATCAGGTCAGACCATCGTCTTTAATCCCATATTAAAAGAAAATCGTCAAAGCCTGGATGAGGTCAACATTGCAGCCCAAATTAAATTACATAATAAGGGCATATATTTACAAACCAAAGAAATTGACAAAATAGCTTCTGCCGGTGGTGAAAGTATTGAGAACTTGTTAAAAACCTTACCCGGGGTGAGTTCGAATAACGAACTCAGTTCACAATACTCGGTGAGAGGTGGTAACTTCGATGAAAATTTGGTTTACATCAACGATATTGAGGTTTACCGTCCAAATCTAGTTCGGTCAAGTCAGCAAGAAGGACTAAGTGTCATCAATCCAGACCTTGTATCTTCAGTGCTTTTCTCACCAGGTGGCTTCGATGCCAAGTATGGAGATAAACTCTCATCGGTATTGGATATAAAATACAAAAACCCTCGTCGTTTTGAAGCCTCAGCTGATCTAAGTCTATTGGGAACCAGCGCGCACATTGCTAATGCAAGCAAAAATGGAAAACTGTCCTATCTTGCCGGATTTCGCTACAAAACAACCCGGTACCTATTAGCCTCACTTGATACCGAAGGCGACTACAATCCCAACTATAAAGATTTTCAAGCACTGATAAATTATTCGTTTAATAAAAAATGGAGTCTTCACTTCTGGGCAAATATCAGTAAGAATGAATATGGTTTTAAACCCAAGGACAGAGAAACAAATTTTGGAACCATAAGCGATGCCCTGCAACTAAAAATGTATTTTGATGGTCAGGAAAAGGACGAATATATTAGCGACATGGAAGCCCTCACCCTTAAATATCATCCCAACAGTAAAAGCTTATTTCAACTCATTACCAATAGGTATTCGACCACAGAAAAAGAACGATTTGATATTCAAGCGCAATACTATTTGCAGGATTTATTTATCAGTCAAGGTGGAGAAAAAGATCAATCTCTGGAGAATTTAGGAATTGGGACCTATCTCGACCATGCCAATAACAAACTGGAACGTGAGGTAAATAGCATCAAACTTAAGGCCGATCATAGCTTCGACAAGCTGCACCTTCAATGGGGCATAAAAGCTTTACACGAGAAAGTTGATGATCGAATAAACGAATGGCAATATCGCGACTCTGCTGGCTATTCCATCCCCTCTTCAGACACGAACACAGGTCTTGCCTATTCACGCCAAGCCTTAAACAGTATTTCGGGCACACATTTATCAGGCTACACGCAAGCCAATTACAATTTCAGCAATCAAACAGGTGATTTTCAAATAACAGCCGGACTTCGATACCACCATTGGACCTATAACAACACTTCATTTCTATCGCCCCGTTTTTCGTTTAACTTTGTTCCAAACTGGGAACGCAAAATGAAATTTCGCCTGGCAGTGGGCAACTATCAACAAATGCCTTCGTACAGAGAAAGCTTAAAAATTGATGGAGGGATCAGTCCTCAATTAAACACTCAGGAAGCCTGGCATTATACTCTGGCACATGAATACCTGTTTAAAATTAAAGAACGTGACTTCCGCCTGTCTTCCGAACTCTATTATAAAGATTTAAAATCGCTCATCCCTTACGATATTGAAAATGTTCGTTTGCGTTATTATGGGGATCAAAAAGCCAAAGGCTATGCCGCCGGACTTGAATTTCGTCTGAATTGGGAATATGTCCCTGATAGCGAATCCTGGATTAGTCTTTCCCTGATGAAAACACGTGAGGATATTTTAGGCGACAATCAGGGCTATATTGCTCGTCCAAGCGATCAACGATTTAATTTCTCCATGTTTTTTCAGGATTACATGCCTGGCAATCCCACATACAAAATGCACCTGACTTTAATATATGCAGGTGGTTTACCCGTATGGGTTCCCAAGTTGGGCAAGCAGGGACAAAGTTTTAATATGCCTGATTACAAGCGAGCCGATTTGGGGTTTTCAAAGGAACTTCTCGATACAAAGAAGAATAAGTATAAGGGACTGTTGAAGCATTTCAAATCCATGTGGATTGGTTTGGAAATTTTTAATCTATTCGATATTAACAACACTGTTTCTTACCTTTGGATCAACGATATTCGGGGGAATCAATACGCTATTCCTAACTATTTAACAGCCCGTAAACTAAACCTGAAGTTGAGTGCTAAATTCTAA
- a CDS encoding DUF6567 family protein, with amino-acid sequence MKKLLIPLSVLLLLSSCAVHQGAISSSSLNRNVKYEDIAYGVSQTKQVLCIGGLSKDALVLEAKRELINNRPLKPNETYANFTVDFKRSFFPFFNKTKATVSADVVSFTDDSKADPYTDKYKERLSKKSLANELFEIGDSVYIDRNEDAVILSIEDIDKVRVLIKTPKGNSKTKLISTDKIFTKSKNYKGYKVGDMYIFSRTLNDNTVKSSGRIIALGLDKIIVKTGDGKFQSHDYINE; translated from the coding sequence ATGAAAAAGTTATTAATTCCACTTTCGGTCCTTTTACTATTAAGCTCCTGTGCTGTGCATCAAGGTGCGATCAGTTCTTCATCCTTAAATCGAAATGTAAAGTATGAAGACATTGCCTATGGTGTTTCACAGACTAAACAAGTTTTGTGTATTGGAGGGCTTTCAAAAGATGCCTTAGTTTTAGAAGCTAAGCGAGAATTAATTAATAACAGACCTTTAAAACCAAACGAAACCTACGCCAATTTCACAGTTGATTTTAAACGTTCATTTTTCCCATTCTTTAATAAAACGAAAGCTACTGTTAGTGCAGATGTTGTGAGTTTTACTGACGATTCTAAAGCCGATCCATATACGGATAAGTATAAAGAGAGACTATCAAAGAAGAGTTTAGCGAATGAGCTATTTGAGATTGGCGATTCTGTTTATATTGACAGAAACGAAGATGCTGTTATTCTTTCAATTGAGGATATCGATAAGGTTAGGGTTCTGATTAAAACGCCTAAAGGAAATTCTAAAACCAAATTAATATCTACGGATAAAATCTTTACCAAAAGTAAAAACTATAAAGGCTATAAGGTGGGTGATATGTATATTTTCTCCAGAACTTTAAATGATAATACTGTAAAAAGCAGTGGTCGAATTATTGCTTTGGGTTTGGATAAAATAATTGTAAAAACAGGTGATGGCAAGTTTCAGTCTCATGATTATATAAATGAATAA
- the rocD gene encoding ornithine--oxo-acid transaminase, whose amino-acid sequence MTTTTKMTAADYMEKESNFGAHNYHPLPVVLERGEGVYVWDTDGKQYYDFLSAYSAVNQGHCHPKIIGAMMEQAKKLTLTSRAFYSNNLGKYEEYVTKYFGYDKVLPMNTGAEADETALKLVRRWGYDVKGIPENEAKIIVCDGNFHGRTITIISMSTDPDSYKGFGPFTPGFVVIPYNDVEALEKELKDPNVCAFLVEPIQGEAGVYVPGDGFLKKAYDLCKANNVLFVADEVQTGIARTGKLLAVDHEGVRPDVLILGKAISGGVVPVSAVLADDDIMLCIKPGEHGSTFGGNPIACEVAIAALEVVKEEKLAENAEAMGKIFREELQAVKSDMIELVRGKGLLNAVVIKPKGGKTAWDVCMRLRDNGMLAKPTHGHIIRFAPPLTINETQLREAIEIIKKTMAEFE is encoded by the coding sequence ATGACCACTACAACAAAAATGACAGCGGCAGACTACATGGAAAAAGAGTCCAATTTTGGAGCTCACAATTATCATCCACTACCAGTAGTCTTAGAAAGAGGGGAAGGCGTATATGTATGGGATACTGATGGAAAACAATATTATGATTTCCTTTCAGCTTATTCTGCTGTTAATCAGGGACACTGTCATCCAAAAATTATTGGAGCTATGATGGAACAAGCGAAAAAGTTAACCCTAACTTCTCGAGCCTTCTATAGCAACAATCTAGGTAAATATGAGGAATACGTTACGAAGTATTTCGGATATGATAAAGTATTACCAATGAACACAGGAGCAGAGGCTGATGAAACAGCACTTAAACTTGTTCGTCGTTGGGGATACGATGTAAAAGGGATTCCTGAGAACGAAGCTAAGATTATTGTATGTGATGGCAACTTCCACGGTCGTACTATTACTATTATTTCGATGTCAACTGATCCGGATTCATATAAAGGATTTGGACCTTTCACACCAGGTTTTGTTGTGATTCCTTACAACGATGTTGAGGCATTGGAGAAAGAATTGAAAGATCCTAATGTATGTGCATTCTTAGTTGAGCCTATTCAAGGTGAGGCAGGCGTATATGTTCCTGGCGATGGTTTCTTGAAGAAAGCTTACGACTTGTGTAAGGCAAACAATGTTCTATTTGTTGCTGATGAGGTACAAACTGGTATCGCTCGTACAGGTAAGTTGTTAGCTGTTGATCACGAAGGGGTTCGTCCAGACGTATTGATTCTTGGTAAAGCTATTTCAGGTGGTGTAGTACCTGTATCGGCAGTATTGGCTGATGATGATATTATGCTTTGCATTAAGCCAGGTGAGCATGGTTCTACTTTTGGTGGTAACCCAATTGCTTGTGAAGTTGCAATTGCAGCTCTTGAAGTTGTGAAAGAAGAAAAATTGGCTGAGAATGCTGAGGCTATGGGTAAAATCTTCCGCGAAGAATTACAAGCTGTAAAATCGGATATGATTGAGCTTGTTCGTGGTAAAGGTCTGCTTAATGCAGTTGTGATTAAACCTAAGGGTGGTAAAACTGCTTGGGATGTATGTATGCGTCTTCGCGACAACGGTATGTTAGCTAAGCCAACTCACGGACACATTATTCGTTTCGCGCCTCCATTGACAATTAACGAAACTCAATTGCGTGAAGCTATTGAGATCATCAAGAAAACAATGGCTGAATTCGAGTAA
- a CDS encoding BatA domain-containing protein, producing the protein MPLHFQNPSILWGLLSLMIPIIIHLFNFKRFKKIYFSNLKFLKDLTAENKNRSKIKKWLLLASRLMALSCLIIAFAQPYIPNQNTSVISKNQKSSVYIYVDNSFSMNAETEKGIAIEIAKSKAIELINSLAEDVQIKILDNNNKGKLPTLSKQGAISKIQALKPSAESKLFSQILKECLQNDSNENDKIYLFSDFQKYQADFNKMLPDSNLHVNLMALSTQSRNNLYIDSCWFENSAHKINQTEELKINIRNASNESFRKIPIKLYINDSLKTISNFDIEAQENKELDLRYKNNQSGIYSGRIEISDYPITYDNTFYFSYMIQKSAEIISINQENENRYINQLFSNKQYFILKNINKSQFHQEDLSKTKLIILNQLTDMQSGFRQKISNYIHKGGQVLVLPANENNDSNNELLTELGASQFTQMDSLNKTVSSIELDAEIYKKVFTQLKEDARLPQIYRHFKLSEAKTGISTPLWKTNTGENLFSQTQLGQGKLYISSFNFHPQWTNAIKHPIFVPGLINIALNNQVHSPIYYKLDESEYAIANGLKLNHEKAMFHIENKTLGIDLIPEQISHFDRGLLLNTHGQIKKAGNYFISQSKQILSGISFNYPRQESDLTFYSSGEIQDLLQKHKLNYSLFDIETIDMRSLIEEQKNGNTYWKLFLLLSFLFLIIEVLIQKIKFF; encoded by the coding sequence ATGCCTTTACACTTTCAAAATCCTAGTATCCTGTGGGGACTCTTAAGCTTGATGATTCCTATTATCATTCATCTATTCAACTTTAAGCGCTTTAAAAAAATCTATTTCAGTAATCTGAAATTCTTAAAAGACCTTACAGCCGAAAATAAAAACCGATCTAAAATTAAAAAATGGCTATTGCTTGCCAGTCGTTTGATGGCTCTAAGCTGCTTAATTATAGCCTTTGCTCAACCCTATATTCCCAACCAAAACACATCAGTAATAAGTAAAAATCAAAAGAGTTCAGTTTATATTTATGTAGATAATTCCTTCAGTATGAATGCTGAAACTGAAAAAGGGATTGCCATTGAAATTGCAAAATCTAAAGCCATAGAACTTATTAATTCTTTAGCCGAAGATGTTCAAATAAAAATTCTTGATAATAACAACAAGGGAAAACTCCCTACACTAAGCAAGCAAGGAGCAATCTCAAAAATTCAGGCACTAAAACCATCGGCTGAAAGCAAGCTTTTCTCTCAAATTTTAAAAGAATGTCTACAAAATGATTCCAATGAGAATGATAAAATTTACCTATTCTCAGATTTTCAGAAATATCAGGCAGATTTCAACAAAATGTTACCTGATAGCAATCTACATGTTAACTTAATGGCTTTATCAACTCAAAGCCGAAACAATCTCTATATTGACTCCTGCTGGTTTGAAAATTCAGCGCATAAGATCAATCAAACAGAAGAACTCAAAATCAACATCCGCAACGCATCGAATGAAAGCTTTCGTAAAATCCCAATCAAACTCTATATTAATGACAGTTTAAAAACCATTTCGAATTTTGATATTGAGGCTCAGGAAAACAAAGAATTAGATTTACGCTACAAGAATAATCAGTCAGGTATTTATTCCGGTCGAATAGAAATAAGCGATTACCCAATTACCTATGACAACACATTTTACTTTTCTTATATGATTCAGAAAAGTGCTGAAATCATCAGTATTAATCAGGAAAACGAAAATCGCTACATCAATCAGCTTTTCTCGAATAAGCAATATTTCATCCTCAAAAACATTAACAAATCACAATTTCATCAGGAAGATCTAAGTAAAACCAAATTGATTATCTTAAATCAACTTACGGATATGCAAAGCGGTTTCAGACAAAAGATATCAAACTATATCCACAAAGGCGGCCAGGTGCTTGTCCTTCCGGCAAATGAAAATAATGATTCAAATAATGAACTCCTGACCGAATTGGGTGCCAGCCAGTTTACACAAATGGACAGTTTGAATAAAACAGTTTCGAGTATCGAGCTTGATGCAGAAATCTACAAAAAAGTATTTACTCAACTGAAAGAGGACGCGCGCCTGCCACAAATCTATCGTCATTTTAAATTGAGTGAGGCAAAAACCGGAATCAGTACCCCACTTTGGAAAACCAATACGGGAGAGAATCTATTCTCTCAAACACAATTGGGCCAAGGCAAACTCTATATCTCCAGTTTTAACTTCCATCCCCAATGGACCAATGCGATCAAGCATCCGATATTTGTCCCCGGGTTAATCAATATCGCACTAAACAACCAAGTTCATTCGCCAATCTATTATAAACTGGACGAAAGCGAATACGCTATTGCAAATGGCTTAAAATTAAACCACGAAAAAGCCATGTTTCACATCGAAAATAAAACACTCGGCATTGACCTGATTCCGGAACAAATTTCTCATTTTGACAGAGGATTACTTTTAAATACACATGGACAAATTAAAAAGGCAGGGAATTATTTCATCAGTCAATCCAAGCAAATTCTATCGGGAATTTCGTTTAACTACCCTCGCCAGGAATCAGATCTGACTTTTTATTCATCGGGTGAAATTCAAGATCTTCTGCAAAAACACAAGCTAAATTACAGCTTATTCGATATTGAAACTATAGATATGAGAAGCTTGATTGAGGAGCAAAAAAACGGAAACACCTACTGGAAATTATTTCTTCTTCTGTCTTTCTTGTTTCTGATAATTGAGGTCTTAATTCAAAAAATCAAATTCTTTTAA
- the tnpA gene encoding IS200/IS605 family transposase — MGQSLSQLYVHLTFSTKDRNPDIKEIWELKLHTCISSVFKRFESPVLTINSVSDHVHILFALSKDYALSTLVDAVKKESAEWIRCIGHTNKDFDWQDGYGAFSVSHFQIDVVTRFIQNQKKHHHNKSYKEEVDEIMEQFGVIEYDESYFWN; from the coding sequence ATGGGACAATCATTATCGCAGCTCTATGTTCATCTGACGTTTAGTACCAAAGATCGTAACCCCGATATTAAAGAAATATGGGAACTGAAATTGCATACCTGTATCAGCTCCGTTTTTAAAAGATTTGAAAGTCCGGTTTTAACGATCAATTCAGTTAGTGATCATGTACATATTCTATTTGCTTTATCAAAGGATTATGCACTCTCGACACTTGTTGATGCTGTAAAAAAAGAGTCTGCAGAATGGATTCGTTGCATCGGTCATACCAATAAGGATTTCGATTGGCAGGATGGTTATGGGGCATTTTCGGTGAGTCATTTCCAGATTGATGTGGTTACACGATTTATCCAAAATCAGAAAAAACATCACCATAATAAGAGCTATAAAGAAGAAGTTGACGAAATAATGGAACAATTTGGAGTTATTGAGTACGATGAATCATACTTTTGGAATTAG
- a CDS encoding NifB/NifX family molybdenum-iron cluster-binding protein: MVAAIPVMSNINEAQLSSKFARSPYFVLVDKSNKTYRFVENPFANDEKGVGPKILTLLCQDNGVDTFIAFELGLKLQQLAKTKGLQFIILNENNKTLGDILKLMGIE; this comes from the coding sequence ATGGTAGCAGCAATTCCCGTAATGAGTAATATAAATGAGGCTCAATTGTCCTCGAAATTTGCAAGAAGCCCCTATTTTGTCTTGGTTGATAAATCCAATAAGACTTATCGCTTTGTTGAAAATCCATTTGCAAACGATGAGAAAGGTGTTGGTCCTAAAATTCTGACTTTACTCTGTCAGGACAATGGTGTTGACACATTCATTGCTTTTGAGTTAGGATTGAAATTGCAGCAGTTAGCAAAAACAAAGGGCTTGCAATTCATTATTCTGAATGAAAATAACAAGACACTAGGGGATATTCTGAAATTGATGGGTATCGAATAA
- a CDS encoding NifB/NifX family molybdenum-iron cluster-binding protein yields MKIAIPTKDNQVDSHFGHCEYFSIVELTADNKIGSIELMESPQGCGCKSNVANQLAEMGVKVMLAGNMGQGAVNKISQAGIQVYRGCSGDVRELAEAYLQENVVDSGTTCAGHGDSDHVCQH; encoded by the coding sequence ATGAAAATAGCTATTCCAACTAAAGACAATCAGGTTGATTCGCATTTTGGACATTGCGAGTATTTTTCGATTGTTGAATTGACTGCCGATAATAAGATTGGTAGCATCGAATTAATGGAGTCTCCACAGGGGTGTGGTTGTAAATCAAATGTAGCGAATCAGCTTGCCGAAATGGGCGTAAAGGTGATGCTTGCCGGGAATATGGGACAGGGAGCTGTTAACAAAATTTCTCAGGCTGGTATTCAGGTTTACCGTGGCTGTTCGGGTGATGTGCGTGAGTTGGCCGAGGCCTACTTGCAAGAGAATGTTGTGGACTCGGGAACGACTTGTGCCGGACATGGTGATTCAGATCACGTTTGCCAGCACTAG